Within the Verrucomicrobiales bacterium genome, the region GGCGCCGATGATCGCTGCCACCTGCCAGTAAAGGGTCGCCGAAACCCCAGCCTTCCCCTGGCCCAGGCTGAACTGCTGCTTCAGGATGGCCGGCATCCAATCGCGCACCACCCACCCCGCCAAGGCGGGAAGTGTAAAGTATAAGACCAGCAGGATGAAGGATCCGTTGGTGAGCAGTTGTCGCAGAGAACTGAACACCGTAGGCTTCTCCAAGGTCAGTCCATCGGCACCCAAACGGGGAGGTGCGTCTTTCAGCAGGAAGGCGAGCGGAAAGGCATAGACCAAGCCAGCAATACCCGCAGCGCTGAACGCCGCCCGCCATCCATACGAAGGATGGTCAGCCACATAGCCGCTGAAGCCTCCGATGATCACTCCGACATAGATGGCCATCTGATGCATGCCCACCGCGCGGGAGCGGGTTGGCCCCGAATGATAATCCGAGATCAAGGCCAAGGCCGCGGGAATGTAGAAAGCCTCGCTGATCCCCATCAATGACCGCGTCCACAACAGCGACTCGTAAGTCGTCACGTGGCCAGTCACCCACGTGACCGCCGACCACACAAACAAGCTCCCGCAGATGGTAAACCGACGGCTAAAGCGATCGGCAATGTAGCCGCCCAGGGGACTCAAAAAGGCATAAACCCACTTGAACTGCCCCAGCATCATCCCCCAATTGGCGTCCGAACCGATGCTCGGGATATCCGCCATCACGGAAGTTTTCATGTTCGCCAGAAGCTGGCGATCCAGGTAGTTGAGCAAGGCAACCGGCCAGAGCAATGCCACCACCAGCCAGGCGGTGCGCCCCACGGCCGACGAGGTTGAAGATGATGGAGACGACACGTTCACGCAGGAAAGCGAGCACTCCAGCAGGCAGCGCAGCCCACGTCAACGGCGAAGTCCTCACCCCGACCGCTCACGGACTCGCCGGAGCCTCTTTGACCTCAATGACCCGGTCCACTTCCACCCCCTCCACCACATTCGTGCCGCCTCCAATCCAGCGAACCTCAACGCGATCGACGCGCTTTCGCGTGCCAAGCCCAAAGTGAGGATACATGCCGAAATGGCTTTGATACCCGCGCCCACTGTGCACTTCATCAATAAGGGTCAAATCACCGGACACCACCTTGATGCGGGCGCCAATACCATCCCGGTTGCTGCGGCTACCTTGCAAGCGGACCCCCAACCAGTGGTTCACCCGGGGACTGTCGTTCCGTAGAACGGTAGGCTCCCGACGAGAATTCAGGATCACAACATCGATGTCTCCATCGTTATCCAGATCATCCAGCGCGACACCCCGCCCGCTGCGCTTCACCGCCAAACCATCACCGGAACGACTGGACACATCCACGAACTTCCCCCTCCCCGTGTTCGACATCAAGATGGCAGGGGCTTCATAGCGAGCCGTGTCATCCCAAAGCTCCACATTATCCTGCAAATGACCGCAAGCCATAAACAGGTCCCGATGACCGTCGTTATCAAAGTCCACCAGGCCGTTGCCCCACTCGACTTGGTTGTAGCTTCCCCCACCGGCACCTGAAAGATGGGTCACGTCGTCAAACATCCCTCGGCCGATGTTTTTATAAAGAATGGCCCACTGTTTCTGGTAGGAGGTCATATGAAAATCAAGTCGGCCGTCATTATCATAGTCCCCACAGTCGATCCCCATAGTCCCTTGCCCAATGCCGTTGAGATCATAGGCCAACCCCGAGAGCAGACCGACCTCCTTGAAATGCCCCTTTCCATCGTTGTTCCACACGAAATTCGCCATCGCATCGTTGCCCACGATGATGTCGGTATCCCCATCGTCATCGTAGTCCGCACAGACCACGCCCATTCCCGTTCCAGCATGTTCGCCGATGCCTGACTCTTTGCTCACGTCGGTGAAGCTTCCGTTCCCGTTATTGCGAAACAAGGTGGACGGGACCGGTCCGTAGGCCATCGGCCCGACATAGGCAGGATGACCGTTCACATGCCGAGTCTGATGCTTTGACAGCGTGAAGTTGATGTAGTTCGCGACGAACAAATCCAAATCGCCATCACCGTCCATGTCCAGAAAGCACGCACCCGCCCCCACCTGGTCACCGTTAGCCACGCCGGCCGACTGGGTCACGTCCGTGAAGGTTCCATCCCCATTATTTCGATAAAGAACGTTCGGACCGAAGTTGTTAACGTAGAGGTCGAGGTCGCCATCATTGTCGTAGTCTCCAGCACAAACCCCGAGCCCGTAACCGGTGTCTCCCACCCCAGCCTTGTCCGTGACGTCGGTAAACTTAAGGCCGCCGTCGTTCCGATACAAAGCGTTCCGTGGCGGAGGATTGGTCGGCGTGCCGGGCAGCGGGGCACCATTCAGAAAGTAGATGTCCAAGTCGCCATCCCGGTCATAATCAAAAGTGGCCAGGCCGGAGGCAACGCTCTCCACAATGTAGCGTCGGCCGGAGCTTCCATCCTGATGCACGAACTGAATGCCGGTATCGCGGCTCACGTCACGCAGGAGGATTGGAGAAGGCGGCTCGGCGGCCTTGACTGTGCCCGTCCACAACAGCGCCACAGTGACACCCAGCAACGCGGAGCTGAGAGGATGACTTCGAGCCCCCGCCGCCCCCGCATGGAGTTCCGCCTTCAGGCGGTTCCCCGGGCGTCGCAGCCCGCCCAACGACTCAGGCCCTTCCGAAACGGGGCGGAACGCGAAGAATCCGCCTGAAGGCGGAACTCCATAGGAAAAACCAGCTCTCACGGGGATTTTCCCTGGTTCGAGGTTGGTTGCCCCGCCTGGCCGCGCCCCTCCACAATCGTCACGACACGATCCACACCGACGTCCCGAATCACCTCCGTGGAACCTCCCGGCCACTTCACCCGAATCTCGCTGATGGATGCTCGGGAGCCCAAACCGAAATGAAGCCGCTTTCCGAAGTCACTCTGGTAACTCCTTCCACTGTGAACCTCATCGATCTGGGTGAGATCCGCAGCCACCACAGATACCCGGGCTCCCACGGCACCTCGATTCGACTTCGTTCCCTGCAATCGCACCTGCACCCAATGATGGGTGCGGGGGGAATCGTTTCGCAGCACACTGGGCTCTCGCCGGGCATTGAGAATGACCACATCGATGTCACCGTCATTGTCGAGATCGTCAAACGCCGCTCCGCGACTGCTGAACTTGAGCATCATCCCGTCGCCCGCGTGATGGGAGACATCCTCAAATCGTCCCTGCCCATTGTTGCGCAGGAGCAGGTTTCGGGCGTGGTAGCTGGTGGTATCATCGAAATGATCCACGTTGTCGATCAAGTGGCCGCAGGCCGAAAAGAGATCCCGGTGCCCATCATTGTCGAAATCGATAACTCCCACACCCCACTTGACTTGCGGGTAGCTGCTCGTGCCGGCCCCCGATTTGCGCGTGACGTCATCGAAAACCTTACCCCCGACGTTTTGGTATAGATTATTGAACTGCCGCTGATAGGTCGTGATGTAGACGTCCAACCAGCCATCGTTGTTCCAGTCGGCGCACTCCACTCCCATGTTGCCCTGGACATTTCCAAAAGAATCGTAAGCCAGCCCAACCAGCGCGCCGACCTCCTTGAACTTCCCGAAACCATCATTCAACAAGAGGAAATTGGGACGAAGATCATTGGCGACCACCAAGTCCGGATCGCCATCATTGTCGATGTCGGCCGCCATCACTCCCATCCCGGAACCCCGCAACTCCGAGATGCCCGAGTTTGAGCTGACATCCGTGAAGGTGCCATCGCCGTTGTTGCGATAGAGGTGATTGGCCGTCGGAGGATACTGCAGGGGGCCAACGTAGGAGGGAAAGCCGTTCATCATCGAGGTGCGATGCGTCTCATAGGTAAACGCCACGTAACTCGCCACGAAGAGGTCAAGATCGCCATCGCCATCCATGTCGAGAAAACAAGCCCCCGCACCGACGTGATTGCCCTGGGCCACGCCCGCCAGCCGAGCCACATCCGTGAAGCTGCCATTCCCGTTGTTGCGATACAGAACATTCGTCCCGAAATTGTTGATGTAGATATCCGGATCTCCGTCGTTGTCGTAATCACCCGTGCACACGCCCAATCCATAGCCCGTGTCACCGACCCCCGCCAGATCGGTCACGTCCGTGAACTTCCAGTTTCCCTCGTTTCGGTAGAGTGCATTTCGGGGCGGCTTTTCCACGGTCGTGCCCGGCAAGGGAGCTCCGTTTAGAAAATAGATATCCTCATCGCCGTCGCTATCGTAATCCAGCAGGGCCAGTCCTGAAGCAACGGTTTCCATGATATAGCGACGGCCGGAACTTCCATCGGTGTGAACGAATTGGATGCCCGTCGCTTGGCTCATATCGTGGAGCTGGATGGGGCCGCGCGAGTCGGCGGCCTGCAGCGACTCTGCCAATATCGAAAGGAGCAGGACTGCCAGACAGGTGTTCACTCGATTCTCCTCCCCAGGCTAAGGCGCCTTCTCCAGCTGCTGAAGCAGCTGCCGGTAATTGGCTTCGTCGGGGTTTCGAGCAATGGCTTGCCGGATGGCGGCCAGAGCCCCGCCACGGTCTTGATTGTTGGCGCAGGCCATAGCCAACAAGTGGTAGTTCGATCCACTGGGCTCCATCTCCACGACTTGCCGCGCCAACACCAGTGCGACGTCCAGCTTGCGGCGTTTGCGTAAATAGAGATCCACCAAAGAGCGGGGAGGCTCGGATCGACCTGGCGCCAGCTCCTGCGCTTTGAGATAAGCAGACTCGGCGCCCTCGAAGTTATCGACCCTCGATTGGAACCGTCCGAGGAAAAGATGATTATAGCTGGCCTGCGGCTGCTCCTGGACAAGGTCTTGAAAGAACTTCAGCCCCTCTTGCGGCGCTTTGCGCTGTTGAAACACAGCCTCTGCCGCGGCGCGATACATCGGATTCTCCGGATCGAACAAAGCCGACTTTCGCAGCAGTCCAAGGGCCTGGTCCCCGTTGCCGTGGGACCGATAAATCTGCGACGCGCCGAACAGAGTGCGAGCCATCGTGGTTCGCACCAACGGCAAACCGGTTCGGGTATCCTCCTGCGCACTTCGATCCGTCTGGGCCTTGCTGTCAGCCGCTTGCAGCTTCTGGAACTCCTCCCGGAACGTCTCGGCTTCACCCGCTTCCCCCAGTCGCAGAGAGGCTGTATAGAGACCGAAAAAAGCCTGGGTATGACGGGGCGATATCGCGATCACGCGTTGGAATGCAGCTTTAGCCTGCACAAAATCCTTGGATTGCAAGTACGCTTGCCCCAGAAGATACGCGCTATCCATGTTGGGTCGCTGCCCAGTGACCGCCTTGAGGAGGACGGCGACGGCATCAGTCGCCCGGCCCAGGTCCAGATAAGTTCGCCCCAGCTGGGTCAGGATCTCGGGATGCGCGGGGGAACGTTTGATTGCCTCCTCACCCAAACGCACCGCTTCCTCTAAATCCCCCTTCTCCGCGGCCACCCGCGCCAGAATCTCGTAAGCATCAATTTGGTTGGGATTCAACTCCAAACAGCGCTTGAGGTGCCGTACCGCCGGCTCGGACTGGCCAATATTATAGTGAGCTGATCCTAAGAGGGCATAGGCAAGGGCGTCTTCGGGATACGCCTGCACGAGCGCTTGAGCCACGGCCACTCCCTCACGTTTTACCGCCGCCGCCTCGCTCGCAGCAGAGAGCTTAACCTCTTCCGAATCAACAGATAATGCTTTTGAACCGGACGAACTCGGGGCCTCCTCAGCGGTGCCAGGGTCAGTCTGAGCCTCGATTTCGCGCCATCCCCCAGCCAAGGCGAGACAGAAACAAATCCAGGTCGCCCAGGCGAAGCAGGTCGACGCGTGGCGCAGGACTTTCGATCGGGACCTAGGTCCTGATCTGTAGACGTCCAAGGCGTGGTTTCGAAACGCAAGTCGTTGCAAAGCAATGTCAGTTAGGTTGGGCTGGTTCTGGAAAATCTAACGAAGCCCGGAGCGATCAGTCAAGAGTCGCTTCGGCTAGAACCACCGTCCTAGTCCCTTTCTCGGCACAACCAGGTGACGACTTCACTCTCAAAATGCGTTTCTCGTGAATTCCAAGTTGCATTCGAGTGCCAAATCGCTTAAGAATTAATGAATCCAACACATGAAATAAAAGATGGTAGCCATCGCACCACCCAGCGGTGCCATGTCGAGGATTCGTGAACCCAGCGAAAGTAGTAAACGTTAAGAAGTAACATTAGTAAAACCAACCAAACCCAACCTGTCCCCTCATATGTATAACGTGTATAAACCCTTTGCCAAAATGCTCCTGACCGGAGCGGCCGTTCTGCCGCTTCTAGGGACTTTGGCGCAGACTGCTCAAGGGCAGTACCTCCCCGACGGGCTGAAGGCCTATTGGCGAATGGAAGATAACTTCAATGATTCCTCTCTGAGCGCCACCTACGGCGGCACCGGCAGCGGGACCGAGCCGATCGCTTTCGAAGCTGGAAAATTTGGTCAAGCGGTGAAGCTCGATGGTAACGATCAGAAGATCACTGTCACCGGCGGCGAACCGGGCGATCTGTCCTTTGCTGGCGGCAGCATGACGCTCTCAGCCTGGTTCCGAGTCGATGCGTTCGACACCGAATGGCAGGCGCTCGCGGCCCAAGGTGAGAACAACAACTGGCGCATCCATCGCTCGAGCA harbors:
- a CDS encoding MFS transporter; amino-acid sequence: MNVSSPSSSTSSAVGRTAWLVVALLWPVALLNYLDRQLLANMKTSVMADIPSIGSDANWGMMLGQFKWVYAFLSPLGGYIADRFSRRFTICGSLFVWSAVTWVTGHVTTYESLLWTRSLMGISEAFYIPAALALISDYHSGPTRSRAVGMHQMAIYVGVIIGGFSGYVADHPSYGWRAAFSAAGIAGLVYAFPLAFLLKDAPPRLGADGLTLEKPTVFSSLRQLLTNGSFILLVLYFTLPALAGWVVRDWMPAILKQQFSLGQGKAGVSATLYWQVAAIIGALIGGWLADRWMGRTIRGRIYVSAIGMCLIVPAMFGVGNAGSLVVAVSFLVLFGLGWGFFDCNNMPILCQIVPSQLRATGYGLMNLVSISCGGIADWGFGILQDAKVPLNVTFGVFASTAIVSVVLVLCIRPRRELVSGS
- a CDS encoding CRTAC1 family protein, whose amino-acid sequence is MRAGFSYGVPPSGGFFAFRPVSEGPESLGGLRRPGNRLKAELHAGAAGARSHPLSSALLGVTVALLWTGTVKAAEPPSPILLRDVSRDTGIQFVHQDGSSGRRYIVESVASGLATFDYDRDGDLDIYFLNGAPLPGTPTNPPPRNALYRNDGGLKFTDVTDKAGVGDTGYGLGVCAGDYDNDGDLDLYVNNFGPNVLYRNNGDGTFTDVTQSAGVANGDQVGAGACFLDMDGDGDLDLFVANYINFTLSKHQTRHVNGHPAYVGPMAYGPVPSTLFRNNGNGSFTDVSKESGIGEHAGTGMGVVCADYDDDGDTDIIVGNDAMANFVWNNDGKGHFKEVGLLSGLAYDLNGIGQGTMGIDCGDYDNDGRLDFHMTSYQKQWAILYKNIGRGMFDDVTHLSGAGGGSYNQVEWGNGLVDFDNDGHRDLFMACGHLQDNVELWDDTARYEAPAILMSNTGRGKFVDVSSRSGDGLAVKRSGRGVALDDLDNDGDIDVVILNSRREPTVLRNDSPRVNHWLGVRLQGSRSNRDGIGARIKVVSGDLTLIDEVHSGRGYQSHFGMYPHFGLGTRKRVDRVEVRWIGGGTNVVEGVEVDRVIEVKEAPASP
- a CDS encoding CRTAC1 family protein, translated to MNTCLAVLLLSILAESLQAADSRGPIQLHDMSQATGIQFVHTDGSSGRRYIMETVASGLALLDYDSDGDEDIYFLNGAPLPGTTVEKPPRNALYRNEGNWKFTDVTDLAGVGDTGYGLGVCTGDYDNDGDPDIYINNFGTNVLYRNNGNGSFTDVARLAGVAQGNHVGAGACFLDMDGDGDLDLFVASYVAFTYETHRTSMMNGFPSYVGPLQYPPTANHLYRNNGDGTFTDVSSNSGISELRGSGMGVMAADIDNDGDPDLVVANDLRPNFLLLNDGFGKFKEVGALVGLAYDSFGNVQGNMGVECADWNNDGWLDVYITTYQRQFNNLYQNVGGKVFDDVTRKSGAGTSSYPQVKWGVGVIDFDNDGHRDLFSACGHLIDNVDHFDDTTSYHARNLLLRNNGQGRFEDVSHHAGDGMMLKFSSRGAAFDDLDNDGDIDVVILNARREPSVLRNDSPRTHHWVQVRLQGTKSNRGAVGARVSVVAADLTQIDEVHSGRSYQSDFGKRLHFGLGSRASISEIRVKWPGGSTEVIRDVGVDRVVTIVEGRGQAGQPTSNQGKSP
- a CDS encoding tetratricopeptide repeat protein, with translation MQRLAFRNHALDVYRSGPRSRSKVLRHASTCFAWATWICFCLALAGGWREIEAQTDPGTAEEAPSSSGSKALSVDSEEVKLSAASEAAAVKREGVAVAQALVQAYPEDALAYALLGSAHYNIGQSEPAVRHLKRCLELNPNQIDAYEILARVAAEKGDLEEAVRLGEEAIKRSPAHPEILTQLGRTYLDLGRATDAVAVLLKAVTGQRPNMDSAYLLGQAYLQSKDFVQAKAAFQRVIAISPRHTQAFFGLYTASLRLGEAGEAETFREEFQKLQAADSKAQTDRSAQEDTRTGLPLVRTTMARTLFGASQIYRSHGNGDQALGLLRKSALFDPENPMYRAAAEAVFQQRKAPQEGLKFFQDLVQEQPQASYNHLFLGRFQSRVDNFEGAESAYLKAQELAPGRSEPPRSLVDLYLRKRRKLDVALVLARQVVEMEPSGSNYHLLAMACANNQDRGGALAAIRQAIARNPDEANYRQLLQQLEKAP